A segment of the Zingiber officinale cultivar Zhangliang unplaced genomic scaffold, Zo_v1.1 ctg169, whole genome shotgun sequence genome:
ttaaattatgatcatggttaaaaaggaaagttttctcaaaattaaaatctcctttcaaactacaaataaggaaagatttcaaaatcttttcttaatcttttgtagaaagttataaaaagaaagattaaaattttaaactctcttttaaaatcatgatatccacataagaaataattttaataaaaatcctttttaatattctagtggccggccacctaagcttgggacccaagctttggccggccaccaacttggctcatccactaagtcttggccggccctagcttgggttccaacctagcttggccggccccattaggatgggtaagaaggtgggtatgtggtgggtataaatctctatatgcaagaggctacgatagggaccgataggaggaattggttttggtctcccgatgaaattaagcttcccgtgttcgccccgaacacacaacttaacttcatcaataataattcataccactaaagaattattattgaactactgcaccaatcccaaattatatttttgggctccttcttattatgagtgtgttaatctccctgtgtttaagatgtcgaatgcccactaattaagtgagttactgacaacttatttaattaatatcttagtctaagagtagtaccactcaaccttatcgtcatgtcggactaagtccacctgcagtatttaacatgacaatctttatgagctcctcttggggacattattatcctagattactaggacacagtttccttctataatcaacaagtcacactataagtaacattatttcccaacttatcagacattttaatttatcgaactaaatctcaccctttgataagtcaaagaaataaatattaaatatatgtgcttattattatattaggattaagagcacacacttccataataaataaggtctagttattttattaaatcagtataaaaagaacttaccttaaatggtcctgctcaatacatttaaagtgtactagtgtaatttattagttaagataaactaatgcctaattacactacgactattctaatggtttgttcctttccatcttagtcgtgagctactgtttataatttatatagaaccgataacacaattttctgtgtgtgacaccacacactatgttatctacaatataaattaattgaacgtctacataaatgtagacacttgaccaatgtgattcttataaatgtttatacaaaagctaggcttttagtatacactccaacaggaaggatacctgatcgagccagaattcacattttatgaacttggcgtacagctggttctactgaagggtctgcagtactatcttcaggtgctctgcatgttcttcctgagttctggaatagataagaatgtcgtcgatgaacacgataacaaacttatctaagtattctctgaatactctattcatgaggtccatgaaagtagctggagcattcgtcacgccaaagggcatgactacgaactcataatgtccgtatctggttctgaaagaTGTTTTGGGCatgtcaccttctttaactttcacctggtgatatcccaatctgaggtctattttagagaacaccgctgctccttttagctgatcaaacaggtcatctatcttgagaagaggatacatgttcttaatcgtgacttggttcagtgctcggtagtctatacacaggcgtatgctcccgtccttcttcttcatgaacaatacaggagctccccatggtgagtgactagggcgtacgaaacccttgtcgagcagctcctgtagttgctcctgaagttccttcagttcggctggagccatgcggtagggtgttttggagatgggattcgtaccggggatgagttctatctcaaattcaatctccctctctggtgctaggcccggtaactcctcagggaagactgctgggtaatcacatacaactcggaccccttctagcttttggtccttgttctgactggtactgactacatgtgccaAGAATCCTGTACctcctgaatccagtagtttctgtgctttcagagctgagagaaacttcttggcctttctccttggttctctgatcactacaagaaaaactctcatagacatcgatggaacaacaacggttttaagcaaaaatcgatgtctttgagtattttacaccgatttttccaaaaaccggtgtctatgagcgcagattttcgctcatagacatcgattttttaggcgatgtctataagagccttttttcgttaatagacaccgattttaacagcggtttttaaaacccggtgtctatgataaaataaaataatttaatttttccacccatacttagccaaaatttacaacacttcactcttccctccaaactaAACCTATATTGCGCCGTCCACCCATACTTAGCCCTAAACCTATATCGTCGCGACgtaccaccactttcctccggcGATCGAAAACCACCTTCCCTACTCGCGCCACAATGCGGGGGGCCTCCACCGGAATCGTCTACGGCGGCCTCAAGTACCAGGTCGCAATGGCGGTAACCACTCCAACTCCTTTCTTCTTTGGAACTCTACTAATTCGTCTTCCTCTCCACTCCTTCCCCAGGCCCGATGCATCACCGACGTTAAGGCCGACGTTGACCACACCAGCTTCCTCGCCGGAACTCTCAGCCTCAAAGAGGAAAACGAGGTTCATCTCTCTCGTCGATCTCGATCTAATGATTTTGTGGGTGATTTCGGTGTTTTTGTTTATTAGGTGCATCTGATCCGACTTTCGCCGTCAGGATCGGAGCTCATATGCGATGGTCTCTTCTATCACCCAAACGAGATCTGGGATCTCAAGACTTGCCCATTCGATCCCAGGATTTTCTCTACAGTGTTCACTTCTAGTGAGTAAACGATGACTTGGAGCCGTAGTAACTTGGTCTTGAATTAATGGGTGGCAGTGTGTTCTTCAGAAATGTAGAATAGTAAGTAGGTGAGTGTTTCTGAATGCGAATAAGCTAAGCTAGATGACCCTTATGTTTAGTCTCGATGTAGTTCTGTAATTGGTTTTTTTCTAGGAAAGAAAGGAAATTTGTTTAACCACATAAGCTGTTCGAAAATGGAATGATAAATGTATGGTTTATTCACTCATGAGATTTAGCCTTGCATCATATAtctaacttttgaatcctttttaATTTTGTGAATTATAGAAAAGGGACAGTATATACAGGTTTACATGAAAAAATCCTTTCAGGGGAAAATTTGTTCGTGGAGCTATAGTTTATTGTGGAAATATTTGttattttgtttatcttgttTAGCACTTCTCTCATTCTTGTTGTGTCTGAATGAGTTAAAACTCATACTCTGCCCTATGATATTTTTTGAGCACTTTTGTTTTCTATTTGAATGAAGTACAGTTATGCTAATACTTTTAGGGTATTGATCTTTTTCTGTGAAATGATTCCAGCCCTATCTGTGTTAAAACTAATAAAGTTTGCATTGAACTAAAGGTGAAGCATATGGGGCTTCTGTTTGGAAGATTCCTGAGCTCTATGGACAGTCGAATGCCCCACAACTCGAACAATTGGTCTCCCTTGACAAGCATTCTTTTAAGATCAAGTGGTAATCTCATTTTGGCATGTTTGTGTTTTCCAGTTTTTGCTGATATTAAAAGAAAAGAAgatacttgggctccaagcaccTTTTAATGACTCCTTATTGGTATGCTTGTCAGCGTCCTTTGGTGGCCATCTGGGAAGCATGATAGACTAATCAGCATTGATGAAGGAAATCTTTTCCTTTGGAGTATAGATTCGTCCAATAAAGTAGCCAAGGTAAGCTCCTTAAAGAACCTTCTATTATCTTTAGAAAGACTAATGGTTGTGCTATTAGGTTCCTTTGTGATATGAATGATAAACCTTGTAATGTGATAGTTGTCTATTGCTTTAGGTTTATATTAGTATATTTCAGCTGATTGTAAAATTTTGAATCTGTTATatagaaaaaaattatgagaagaCAATTCTAAAGCTTTACAAATTTATTTGTCAACTCATAATGTTGATGCTTTaagcagatttagttttggtttgcaGAAGCATCAGGTGCATGGTTTATAGTTTAAGGTATGAAGCATATACAACTTTCCAAGTTCTTGGCCATGGAAAATTAGATCTAGTCTCCCACCTAGGGAGAATGGAAACTTTTCTAGGCCATCAACAAAATTAAAGATCATGCCGTAAGCATAGAGGGAAAAAGTCTTGAAGAGAAGAAATCCTTGTTGGCTAAATGTGCAGCTACTACACTTTCTTCAAAGTTAATTGGTGGTGAGAAGGAGTTTTTTGCAAACATGGTTGTGGAGGCTATCCTTGCAATTGGCAATGATGATAGGCTTAATTTGATTGGGATAATATGCGTTGCTGTGCACTTAATTAGCATGCGGGatgaggtaaatgtgataaagtgttgtctaaattttgtgtacatttaaagtatgtcacatatctaatatatatatggttgcatctacatatgtagaagaccaggaagaaacaagttgacaacagacaagagaagtctaagttacaatcgtccaatgtgccaagacccttacacatcttatatagttattttcagcgtcttgatgaaacagagaatgtgattttggaattagttcctgatgtatttggcatggagcgcacagtccatgttaattgcgatgacatatttcccttttgtgaattgaagccaatcacagacacttgcatagttgtgtatatgtggtaagctttcaattgaattggactttatttatgtgtttcattaatttagatttcatcatttttttgggatattttccaattataggcatctatatagaaagatgcaggaaaagatgttgctgcaggatttcagattggtggatccagtgcctgtggaatatgtaccatcaagaaatcagaatagagatttcatccaagaacatttgaataaaagggcttgttacttaagcagtaggctaattggtacctcatctggtcaattggttgttgtaccatgcaacgttgggtgagtaagaataacattatatatcactctcacttgcatattttgagaacttgcaagatgcatatatatactaattatatttctttgtgtagttttcactggattttgactatcatcaatgttgagaaggagattatttttttgttggatcctcttagtcaccgcattcgtgatcaagattggaaatatgttgtcaacatgtaagttttttggctttttttcttacctttgttgaaacatgtaagtattttgatgtggcaatacaattcccacgggttatatgcatgaagggccttgaaaatgtataatgcggaggctggaaggaaagggaaaaaacaaccaacatgggtagttgtcaaggtatgtccttttgattagcaactgtttcactatccttgaaggagttattccaatatttcttttctaacataggctcctcaacaaccggatgcggagcaatgcggtttttatatcatgcgatatatgaaagatataattgaaaattttggagttgactacaaggattcacttccagcaatggtaataatacaatattttccattttgcgtataagccctaaagataatttgttgcattttccaacattgtttcagtatcataattgat
Coding sequences within it:
- the LOC122036532 gene encoding WD repeat-containing protein DWA2-like; its protein translation is MRGASTGIVYGGLKYQARCITDVKADVDHTSFLAGTLSLKEENEVHLIRLSPSGSELICDGLFYHPNEIWDLKTCPFDPRIFSTVFTSSE